In a genomic window of Erigeron canadensis isolate Cc75 chromosome 5, C_canadensis_v1, whole genome shotgun sequence:
- the LOC122599412 gene encoding phenylcoumaran benzylic ether reductase Pyrc5-like: protein MLKALGRCSLFKHRSSDNKQKNCRKKMAEKSKILIIGGTGYIGKFIVEASAKAGHPTFVLVRESTLSDSSKSSLIDSFKKSGVTFVTGDLYNHESLVKAIKQVDVVISTVGHGQLADQGKIVAAIKEAGNIKKFYPSEFGNDVDRTHAVEPAKSAFATKAQIRRAIEAEKIPYTYVSSNCFAGYFLPTLAQPGVTAPPRDKVIILGDGNAKVVFNDEHDIGTYTIKTVDDPRTLNKVVYIKPPGNIYSFNELVSLWEKKIGKTLEKVYLREDQVVKNIQESPVPLNVVLSISHSIFVKGDQTNFVIEPSFGVEASALYPDVKYTTVDEYLSRFV from the exons ATGCTTAAAGCACTAGGACGTTGTTCTCTTTTTAAACATCGATCATCagataataaacaaaaaaattgtaGAAAGAAAATGGCAGAAAAGAGTAAGATCTTGATCATTGGAGGAACGGGTTATATCGGTAAATTTATCGTTGAGGCTAGCGCGAAAGCCGGGCATCCTACTTTTGTTCTTGTTAGGGAATCTACGCTTTCTGATTCTTCCAAATCGTCTTTGATCGATTCGTTTAAGAAATCGGGTGTTACTTTTGTCACT GGTGACTTGTATAACCATGAGAGTCTGGTGAAGGCAATAAAGCAAGTGGATGTTGTGATATCGACAGTGGGTCATGGACAACTAGCAGATCAAGGAAAAATCGTTGCAGCAATTAAAGAAGCCGGTAACATCAAG AAATTCTACCCATCCGAGTTTGGAAATGATGTGGATCGTACTCATGCTGTTGAGCCAGCCAAATCAGCATTTGCTACCAAGGCTCAGATTCGCCGTGCCATTGAGGCCGAAAAAATCCCTTATACATATGTTTCTTCGAATTGTTTTGCTGGTTATTTCCTTCCAACATTAGCGCAACCAGGAGTCACCGCTCCCCCAAGGGACAAAGTAATTATCTTAGGCGATGGAAATGCAAAAG TTGTTTTTAATGACGAACATGACATTGGAACCTACACTATTAAAACCGTGGATGACCCAAGAACCTTGAACAAAGTCGTTTACATCAAGCCTCCTGGTAACATTTACTCATTTAACGAATTGGTGTCATTGTGGGAGAAAAAGATAGGCAAAACCTTGGAAAAGGTTTATCTTAGGGAGGACCAAGTTGTGAAGAACATACAAG AGTCTCCAGTCCCGCTAAACGTGGTGCTATCAATCTCTCACTCCATCTTTGTTAAGGGAGATCAAACAAACTTTGTGATTGAACCATCATTCGGGGTGGAAGCTTCTGCTCTTTATCCGGATGTTAAGTACACTACCGTTGATGAGTATTTGAGTCGCTTTGTTTGA
- the LOC122599545 gene encoding protein RER1B-like, with amino-acid sequence MEGVGGGGSASAAATLDQWRQFSRLFQFYLDKTTPHAVYRWSGTAALVFLYILRVYYVQGFYIVSYGLGIYILNLLIGFLSPLVDPELEPSDGPLLPTKGSDEFKPFIRRLPEFKFWYAITKAFIISFLMTFFSMFDVPVFWPILLCYWFVLFTLTMKRQIMHMIKYRYIPFSIGKQKYGGKKSSAGSSSGPRGD; translated from the exons ATGGAGGGTGTTGGAGGCGGTGGTAGTGCATCAGCTGCTGCGACTTTAGATCAGTGGAGACAGTTTTCGAGACTTTTTCAATTTTACTTGGATAAAACTACTCCACATGCAGTTTATAGATGGAGCGGGACTGCAGCGTTAGTGTTTCTTTATATACTGAGGGTTTATTACGTGCAAGGGTTCTACATTGTTAGTTATGGTCTCGGAATCTACATACTGAACTTGTTGATCGGGTTTCTATCGCCACTAGTTGACCCGGAATTGGAACCTTCAGATGGTCCCCTGCTACCTACAAAAGGCTCAGATGAATTCAAGCCTTTCATTAGACGGCTACCCGAGTTTAAGTTCTG GTATGCGATCACAAAGGCTTTCATCATATCATTCTTGATGACCTTCTTCTCCATGTTTGATGTCCCTGTATTTTGGCCCATACTACTTTGTTACTGGTTTGTGCTATTTACCCTGACAATGAAACGCCAAATCATGCACATGATTAAATACAGATACATACCATTCAGTATTGGAAAGCAG AAATACGGTGGTAAGAAATCCTCAGCAGGTAGCAGCAGTGGGCCACGTGGAGACTGA
- the LOC122601482 gene encoding uncharacterized protein LOC122601482: protein MAAEPSQKPVPLHPAYSVTNIQTKIRTLDGSKVTYSSWIKLFKLHAVAYKVSDHLDETEPPPETSADYASWKEIDALVLQWIYSTISDNLLVRVLETDSTARDAWVKIEKIFLSNKKARAAALETKFVNLTLSACSSLDDYCQQLQDLANQLGDVDQLNADWDLAQTMLKDEVIRQAARQSPSSVLITPQAQNTQQPPSTQPPPSQPSQHPNLPPSGYQRGQGRGRRQGYRGRGGRGRGGERFQQPINSPWSYQTAGYPQWAWWNTPPCPYPT, encoded by the exons ATGGCAGCAGAACCCTCTCAGAAACCTGTCCCTCTTCACCCAGCATACTCGGTCACGAACATTCAAACAAAGATTCGGACCCTCGACGGCTCCAAGGTGACCTATTCATCCTGGATTAAACTCTTCAAGCTCCATGCCGTGGCCTATAAGGTCAGTGATCATCTTGATGAAACCGAACCTCCACCTGAGACATCAGCCGATTATGCATCCTGGAAAGAAATTGATGCCCTGGTTTTGCAGTGGATTTATAGCACGATATCAGATAATCTTCTGGTTCGGGTCTTGGAAACCGACTCAACAGCACGGGATGCTTGGGTCAAGATTGAGAAGATTTTCTTAAGCAACAAGAAAGCACGAGCGGCTGCCCTGGAAACAAAATTTGTCAACCTTACACTGTCGGCATGCTCTTCTCTTGACGATTACTGCCAACAACTGCAAGATCTTGCTAATCAACTCGGAGACGTTGATCAGCTC AACGCTGACTGGGATCTAGCTCAAACTATGCTCAAAGATGAGGTCATACGCCAAGCTGCTCGCCAAAGCCCTTCATCGGTCCTTATCACCCCTCAAGCCCAAAACACTCAACAACCGCCTTCCACCCAGCCACCACCTTCTCAACCTTCCCAGCACCCTAACTTGCCACCTTCAGGTTACCAACGAGGTCAAGGAAGGGGACGAAGGCAAGGTTACCGAGGTCGCGGAGGTCGCGGGCGTGGGGGTGAACGTTTTCAGCAGCCTATCAACAGCCCTTGGTCTTACCAAACAGCAGGATACCCTCAATGGGCATGGTGGAATACGCCTCCCTGCCCGTACCCAACTTAG
- the LOC122599512 gene encoding uncharacterized protein LOC122599512: MSGSGAKVHGKAVEISPHQSAWLTHWTGTSSTHDQLTQLNDHDIKKHKSGVKKAADEFGYSKGVDLTMSLKKPSSQSFPFFKIGQEQGESKGLQRLGSQVSHKNLTSDFNVETLSREFHRQPIEEVKYHMFFGESNYACSRPSDQGEYKVDNHTTRRPANFQYLTSAFDSKDYLPENEKSEMASFLRHNNTSYLKTGPSTSSHHSPSLVEEQYKRMQNHIGMGLFPHQTGSPQKAKPETMHHGECSFQNVPHFVHDVEMTRMCSPINSAEILAGGIHSFSRTTHSLLITKQTDVKVYRESQIYRESRVSTHHRGEALRELNHSPPDFAQGQQGLKIQLLDSSDDHESHENTEDVKDVQKNELSAVENVKYVQKNESSADTDTMDMESFKDNRLSGVRLSPPNKDLMVESNKPPLPLFGLSAEKDTRNKRKVELPDMNIEISAQPAASSSTDNAEPCTSRTQSLDMNTLQFNLDRTGKSNSNECSNSNLGSEPGSRWIKRLKLNASSSHALGTKFSKMAEPSSQGKLNKLFYGVLDKRHGKRSESLMGESHHKRSEIQIGECTGKGDSSSVETKQECKEITLSNSWIQRWSHNQNRKNPDTVETCKQENSKLATDELQKKQFPSIAAMALMGKAMTGFQQCKFQKRESFVVWNAKTFEDL; encoded by the exons ATGTCTGGGAGTGGAGCAAAAGTGCATGGGAAAGCGGTAGAAATAAGTCCGCACCAATCTGCGTGGTTGACGCATTGGACAGGAACAAGTAGTACACATGATCAGTTAACTCAGCTAAACGATCATGATATTAAGAAACACAAGAGTGGAGTTAAGAAAGCGGCTGATGAATTTGGTTATTCGAAAGGTGTGGATTTGACCATGAGTTTGAAGAAACCAAGTAGTCAGTCATTTCCATTTTTCAAGATTGGTCAAGAACAAGGAGAGAGTAAAGGGCTGCAAAGATTAGGATCTCAAGTTTCTCACAAGAACTTGACGAGTGATTTTAATGTAGAAACCTTGTCGAGAGAATTTCATCGGCAACCTATTGAGGAGGTGAAGTATCACATGTTTTTTGGTGAGAGTAACTACGCCTGCTCACGACCTTCTGATCAGGGAGAGTACAAAGTTGATAACCACACAACTCGTCGACCTGCAAATTTCCAGTACCTGACTTCTGCTTTTGATTCCAAAGATTACTTGCCAGAAAATGAAAAGTCGGAAATGGCCTCGTTTTTAAGACATAACAACACATCCTATTTAAAGACTGGCCCTTCTACGAGCAGCCATCATTCACCATCTTTGGTTGAAGAACAGTACAAGAGAATGCAAAATCATATCGGGATGGGATTATTTCCTCATCAAACTGGTTCTCCTCAAAAAGCCAAACCAGAAACGATGCATCATGGAgaatgctcatttcaaaatgttCCCCATTTTGTTCATGACGTGGAAATGACAAGAATGTGTTCCCCCATAAATTCTGCTGAAATTTTAGCAGGTGGTATTCACAGTTTTTCTAGGACAACACACAGTTTATTGATCACGAAACAGACTGATGTGAAAGTGTATCGAGAAAGCCAGATATATAGGGAGTCCAGGGTATCCACCCATCATAGAGGGGAAGCTCTTCGGGAGCTTAATCACAGCCCTCCAGATTTTGCTCAGGGTCAACAAGGATTGAAGATTCAACTCTTAGACTCGTCGGATGATCATGAATCACATGAAAACACTGAAGATGTAAAAGATGTTCAGAAAAACGAGTTGTCAGCTGTTGAAAATGTAAAATATGTTCAGAAAAATGAGTCGTCAGCTGATACTGACACCATGGACATGGAATCATTCAAAGATAATCGCCTTTCTG GTGTACGTTTGTCACCGCCAAACAAG GACCTTATGGTGGAGTCAAATAAACCCCCTCTACCTCTGTTTGGTTTATCAGCTGAGAAAGATACACGCAATAAACGAAAGGTAGAATTACCCGATATGAACATAGAGATTTCTGCTCAACCGGCTGCATCAAGCTCAACTGATAATGCCGAACCATGTACATCAAGAACTCAAAGTTTGGACATGAATACGCTTCAGTTCAATCTTGACCGTACAGGTAAATCAAACTCTAATGAATGTTCTAACAGTAACCTGGGTTCAGAACCAGGAAGCAGATGGATCAAACGTCTCAAGCTAAATGCTTCAAGTTCTCATGCTCTTGGCACTAAATTCTCAAAAATGGCCGAGCCATCGTCTCAGGGTAAGCTCAACAAATTATTTTATGGAGTTTTGGATAAGCGTCATGGTAAAAGGTCCGAATCTTTAATGGGTGAATCCCACCATAAGAGATCAGAAATCCAGATAGGTGAATGTACCGGGAAAGGTGATTCATCTTCAGTAGAGACAAAACAGGAATGTAAAGAGATAACACTTTCGAATTCTTGGATCCAAAGGTGGAGTCATAACCAAAataggaagaatcctgatactGTGGAAACTTGCAAACAGGAGAATTCTAAATTAGCAACCGATGAGCTTCAGAAAAAGCAATTTCCAAGCATTGCGGCAATGGCACTAATGGGAAAGGCTATGACTGGTTTCCAACAGTGTAAATTCCAGAAAAGGGAATCATTTGTTGTTTGGAATGCCAAGACTTTTGAAGACTTGTGA